From a single Hyalangium minutum genomic region:
- a CDS encoding tRNA (cytidine(34)-2'-O)-methyltransferase, translating into MLEPLARPLHLVLVSPQIPPNTGNVARLCAVTGSRLILVEPLGFSIADRDLKRAGLDYWDKVFLKLYPTYAAYLADFPDARRWLFSARASTSLYAARFEPGDHLVFGSEVTGLPAELMEGGSGQAVTIPMLPERRSLNLSTSVGIATYEALRQVQLGGPARQTPPAS; encoded by the coding sequence ATGCTTGAGCCCCTCGCGCGGCCTCTGCACCTGGTGCTGGTCTCCCCCCAGATTCCCCCCAACACCGGGAACGTGGCCCGGCTGTGCGCCGTCACCGGCAGCCGGCTCATCCTGGTGGAGCCGCTGGGGTTCTCCATCGCGGACCGGGACTTGAAGCGGGCGGGCCTGGACTACTGGGACAAGGTGTTCCTGAAGCTGTATCCCACCTATGCGGCCTACCTGGCGGACTTCCCCGACGCCCGGCGGTGGCTGTTCTCCGCCCGGGCCTCTACATCCCTGTATGCCGCCCGGTTCGAGCCGGGGGACCACCTGGTGTTCGGCTCCGAGGTGACAGGGCTGCCCGCCGAGCTGATGGAGGGCGGGTCCGGGCAGGCGGTGACGATTCCCATGCTGCCGGAGCGGCGGAGCCTGAACCTGTCTACCTCGGTGGGCATTGCCACCTATGAGGCACTGCGTCAGGTGCAGCTCGGGGGGCCAGCCAGGCAGACCCCCCCGGCAAGTTGA
- a CDS encoding DUF192 domain-containing protein → MRWKVNNVTRGRLLADRAERATSFADRFMGLMGRRSLDFGEGMHIAPCNSIHTFFMRIPIDVAFLDREGLIVKQIPAMPPWRMSSVYFKAHSVLELPAGTLAASETQEGDRLSFEPVAQPGQQASSG, encoded by the coding sequence ATGCGCTGGAAGGTGAACAACGTGACCCGGGGGAGGCTGCTGGCGGATCGCGCCGAGCGAGCCACCTCTTTCGCCGATCGCTTCATGGGGCTGATGGGGCGGCGCTCGCTGGACTTCGGCGAGGGCATGCACATTGCCCCCTGCAATTCGATCCACACCTTCTTCATGCGCATCCCGATTGATGTGGCCTTCCTGGACCGGGAGGGCCTCATCGTCAAGCAAATCCCTGCGATGCCCCCTTGGAGGATGAGCTCGGTGTACTTCAAGGCGCACTCGGTGTTGGAGCTGCCGGCGGGGACGCTGGCGGCCAGCGAGACCCAGGAGGGGGACCGGCTGAGCTTCGAACCGGTGGCCCAGCCAGGGCAGCAGGCGTCTTCCGGCTGA
- a CDS encoding Stp1/IreP family PP2C-type Ser/Thr phosphatase, protein MRIEVAGITHVGMKRNHNEDNYLLLPEENLCCVADGMGGHSSGEIASKIAVEELGEFFKMTSRDQDATWPFKMDKSRNYDENRLATGIKLANAKIFERATTDTKYKGMGTTIVTVHFANAVAYVGHVGDSRVYFFREGVLKQVTEDHSLLNDYLKAKKLTPEEIENFPHKNVIVRALGMKESVVVDVTRIEPKEGDVFLLCSDGLSGMVTDPQIQEVLQRTSELEKAASQLIDLANAAGGNDNVTCVLARYHNN, encoded by the coding sequence ATGCGCATTGAGGTAGCAGGCATCACCCACGTCGGGATGAAGCGCAACCACAACGAGGACAACTACCTCCTGTTGCCGGAGGAGAACCTCTGCTGCGTCGCCGACGGCATGGGAGGGCACTCGTCCGGAGAGATCGCCTCCAAGATCGCCGTGGAGGAGCTGGGCGAGTTCTTCAAGATGACGTCGCGCGACCAGGACGCCACCTGGCCGTTCAAGATGGACAAGTCGCGCAACTACGACGAGAACCGCCTGGCCACCGGCATCAAGCTGGCCAACGCGAAGATCTTCGAGCGGGCCACCACCGACACCAAGTACAAGGGCATGGGCACCACGATTGTCACGGTGCACTTCGCCAACGCGGTGGCGTACGTGGGCCACGTGGGCGACAGCCGGGTGTACTTCTTCCGCGAAGGCGTGCTGAAGCAAGTCACCGAGGACCACTCGCTGCTCAACGACTACCTCAAGGCCAAGAAGCTCACGCCCGAGGAGATCGAGAACTTCCCCCACAAGAACGTCATCGTCCGCGCCCTGGGCATGAAGGAGTCCGTGGTGGTGGACGTGACGCGGATCGAGCCCAAGGAGGGCGACGTCTTCCTGCTGTGCTCGGACGGCCTGTCCGGCATGGTGACGGATCCGCAGATTCAGGAGGTGCTCCAGCGCACCTCGGAGCTGGAGAAGGCGGCCTCCCAGCTCATTGATTTGGCCAACGCGGCGGGCGGCAACGACAACGTCACCTGCGTGCTGGCCCGCTACCACAACAACTAG
- a CDS encoding aminotransferase class III-fold pyridoxal phosphate-dependent enzyme, translating to MMESSLTPATLPPPPQRLQAVSAQIGQLFSTPFLQGVLGTLAQRQQKSLQMMGELRQHEISCLGFWPFVGIFLPLGIESAEGSRLLDVDGNEYLDFFMGFGTHSLHGHNPEPVTHFVQQMMRRSVGNAYSTPLHLEYVRLLKELVPHREKFAFLNSGSDATSAAVRISRAATGRQLVVRFEGSSNGQHDLTSYNGISAFFGYPFTPFPPKKGPEIPLRSYSRGVHRMGPEDLLILSYGEAASLDVIRQRKDEIACVIAESIPFLYPTEQGAVAFLRELSEVCRKAGVVFVVDEVHTGFRYGPSGVVGHYNVHADLVTYGKVMAALGIPLSAVAGRSDLIDVAGTAGGLTDVGTKTLLGTTHAGSHLAVAASYASLSLLREKGPAFYERTRKKAARLRAAVESIELPKGLKLKLHGHGEFTGYMMFMRDQPMETHRDYVTNMLPIATNVLAMLLRSKGIHSHSVPVTYLGDAHSEQDIDLLIAKTREAVEEMKRNDFPFLFPTLD from the coding sequence ATGATGGAAAGCTCGCTGACCCCCGCGACTCTCCCCCCTCCCCCTCAGCGCCTTCAGGCCGTCAGTGCCCAGATCGGCCAGCTCTTCAGCACCCCCTTCCTTCAAGGGGTGCTGGGAACGCTGGCCCAACGTCAGCAGAAGTCCCTGCAGATGATGGGGGAGCTGCGTCAGCACGAGATCTCCTGTCTGGGGTTCTGGCCCTTCGTCGGCATCTTCCTGCCACTGGGCATCGAAAGCGCGGAGGGCTCGCGGCTGCTGGACGTGGATGGCAACGAGTACCTCGACTTCTTCATGGGCTTTGGGACGCACAGCCTGCACGGCCACAACCCGGAGCCGGTCACCCACTTCGTCCAGCAGATGATGCGCCGGAGCGTAGGCAACGCCTACAGCACGCCGCTGCACCTGGAGTACGTACGGCTGCTCAAGGAGCTGGTCCCGCACCGCGAGAAGTTCGCCTTCCTCAACTCCGGGAGCGACGCCACCTCCGCCGCCGTGCGGATCTCCCGCGCGGCCACTGGCCGCCAGCTGGTGGTCCGCTTCGAAGGAAGCTCCAACGGCCAGCATGATCTCACCAGCTACAACGGCATCTCGGCGTTCTTCGGCTACCCGTTCACCCCGTTCCCGCCCAAGAAGGGTCCGGAGATCCCTCTGCGCTCCTACAGCAGGGGCGTCCATCGGATGGGCCCGGAGGACCTGCTCATCCTGTCGTATGGCGAGGCCGCTTCGCTGGACGTCATCCGGCAGCGCAAGGACGAGATCGCCTGCGTGATCGCCGAGTCCATCCCGTTCCTGTACCCGACCGAGCAGGGCGCAGTGGCCTTCTTGCGCGAGCTCTCGGAGGTCTGCCGGAAGGCCGGGGTGGTGTTCGTCGTGGACGAAGTGCACACGGGCTTCCGCTACGGCCCCAGCGGCGTGGTGGGGCACTACAACGTGCACGCGGATCTCGTCACGTACGGCAAGGTGATGGCCGCGCTGGGCATTCCCCTCAGCGCGGTCGCGGGCCGCAGCGACCTCATCGACGTCGCGGGCACCGCGGGGGGCCTGACGGACGTGGGCACGAAGACGTTGCTGGGCACCACCCACGCCGGCAGCCACCTCGCGGTCGCGGCCTCGTATGCCTCGCTGTCACTGCTGAGGGAGAAGGGCCCCGCCTTCTACGAGCGAACACGGAAGAAGGCAGCGCGCCTGCGCGCCGCGGTGGAGTCCATCGAGCTGCCGAAGGGCCTCAAGCTCAAGCTGCACGGGCACGGGGAGTTCACCGGCTACATGATGTTCATGCGGGACCAGCCCATGGAGACCCACCGCGACTACGTCACCAACATGCTCCCCATCGCCACCAACGTGCTCGCGATGCTGCTGCGCTCCAAGGGCATTCACTCCCACTCCGTCCCGGTGACGTATCTGGGCGATGCCCACTCCGAGCAGGACATCGACTTGCTCATCGCGAAGACCCGCGAAGCGGTGGAGGAGATGAAGAGGAACGACTTCCCCTTCCTCTTCCCCACCCTCGATTAG
- a CDS encoding nucleotidyltransferase family protein, with product MKAMILCAGLGTRLRPLTERWPKPALPFLGQPLLRYHLAVLKAAGVSAVGINTHHLPEVMAATARAECERARLPLHVMHEEVIQGTGGGIRGLRDFLSDDDFLVFNGDILFPVDLRPVIDAHRSSGAAATMVLMPMPPGEKYAAVEMNPEGEVRRIASYGPGGDALSPWHFTGVHVISPRVFDFMSPSGAEDINRDIYPRVMQAGLPIRGEVVQAYWSDLGTPSRYLSTVRDVLFGQVPLEGLGKASPFHLALKGQGNFWAHPQAQLGASKVAGPAYFGPGCVLADGARIGSAVAVGENARVGDGARLNRVAVFDDTEVGADEELVEVLAWGAHRVSAPIAPG from the coding sequence ATGAAGGCCATGATCCTGTGCGCGGGCCTCGGCACGCGCCTCCGTCCGTTGACCGAGCGCTGGCCCAAGCCGGCGCTGCCGTTCCTGGGGCAGCCGCTGCTGCGCTACCACCTGGCGGTGCTCAAGGCGGCGGGCGTCTCCGCGGTGGGCATCAACACGCACCACCTCCCGGAGGTCATGGCCGCGACGGCCCGCGCCGAGTGTGAGCGCGCGAGGCTGCCGCTCCACGTGATGCACGAGGAGGTCATTCAGGGCACGGGCGGTGGCATCCGGGGCCTGAGGGACTTTCTCTCGGACGATGACTTCCTCGTGTTCAACGGGGACATCTTGTTCCCGGTGGATCTGCGGCCCGTCATTGACGCGCACCGGAGTTCGGGCGCGGCAGCCACCATGGTGTTGATGCCCATGCCGCCGGGCGAGAAGTACGCCGCCGTGGAGATGAATCCTGAGGGCGAGGTCCGACGCATCGCGAGCTATGGACCGGGAGGCGACGCGCTGAGCCCGTGGCACTTCACGGGCGTGCACGTCATCTCTCCGCGGGTGTTCGACTTCATGTCGCCCTCGGGCGCCGAGGACATCAACCGCGACATCTACCCGCGCGTCATGCAGGCGGGGCTGCCCATCCGAGGCGAGGTGGTGCAGGCGTACTGGTCCGATCTGGGGACGCCCTCTCGCTATCTGTCGACGGTGCGGGATGTGCTCTTCGGCCAGGTGCCGCTGGAGGGGCTGGGCAAGGCCTCTCCATTCCATTTGGCGCTGAAGGGGCAGGGGAACTTCTGGGCTCACCCTCAGGCCCAGCTGGGCGCTTCGAAGGTGGCGGGCCCCGCGTACTTCGGGCCGGGCTGCGTGCTGGCGGATGGGGCACGCATTGGCTCGGCGGTGGCGGTGGGGGAGAACGCTCGGGTCGGAGACGGAGCGCGGCTCAACCGCGTGGCGGTCTTCGATGACACCGAGGTGGGCGCGGATGAAGAGCTGGTCGAGGTCCTCGCCTGGGGGGCCCACCGGGTCTCTGCGCCGATCGCTCCTGGATAG
- a CDS encoding aminoglycoside phosphotransferase family protein: MELEAALRDQVGKAIGRPVPNAPIKKLKGDASNRSYYRVGTPPESWVVMVMPLDATKKSEEATKGEPPKELPFVNVHRYLEKLGVRVPRILRYDEPAGMMVLEDLTDLTFEAALEGGKHREALYGRAVELLARLRVQAERQPDSECLAFTRAFDEDLYDWELHHFREWGLEAWSGKKPTDAERAELDRTFREIARTLAAAPRGFTHRDYQSRNIMVKDGELVVIDFQDALQGPRQYDLVALLRDSYVELDRDFVDTMLDRYIDAFAAAGGEKIERGPFKDFFDLLTIQRKLKDAGRFEFINRVKGNPGFLVSIPASLRYVKAAFARRRELRKLQDLISRYVPELSE, translated from the coding sequence ATGGAACTCGAGGCCGCCCTGCGCGACCAGGTGGGCAAGGCCATTGGCCGTCCCGTTCCCAATGCCCCCATCAAGAAGCTGAAGGGCGATGCGAGCAACCGCTCGTACTATCGCGTCGGCACACCCCCGGAGAGCTGGGTGGTGATGGTGATGCCACTGGACGCGACGAAGAAAAGCGAGGAGGCCACCAAGGGTGAGCCACCCAAGGAACTGCCCTTCGTCAACGTCCACCGCTACTTGGAGAAGCTCGGCGTCCGGGTGCCTCGCATCCTGCGCTACGACGAGCCCGCAGGGATGATGGTGCTCGAGGACCTGACGGACCTCACCTTCGAGGCCGCGCTGGAAGGCGGCAAGCACCGCGAGGCGCTCTATGGGCGGGCGGTGGAGCTGCTGGCCCGCCTGCGCGTGCAGGCCGAGCGGCAGCCGGACTCGGAGTGCCTGGCCTTCACCCGGGCCTTCGACGAGGACCTGTACGACTGGGAGCTGCACCACTTCCGCGAGTGGGGCCTGGAGGCCTGGAGCGGCAAGAAGCCCACGGACGCCGAGCGCGCCGAGCTGGACCGCACCTTCCGGGAAATTGCTCGCACGCTGGCCGCGGCGCCTCGGGGCTTCACGCACCGCGACTACCAGAGCCGCAACATCATGGTGAAGGACGGCGAGCTGGTGGTCATTGACTTCCAGGATGCGCTGCAGGGCCCTCGGCAGTACGACCTGGTGGCGCTGCTGCGCGACAGCTACGTGGAGCTGGACCGGGACTTCGTGGACACGATGCTGGATCGCTACATCGACGCCTTCGCGGCCGCGGGCGGCGAGAAGATCGAGCGCGGTCCGTTCAAGGACTTCTTCGACCTGCTGACCATCCAGCGCAAGCTGAAGGACGCGGGGCGCTTCGAGTTCATCAACCGGGTGAAGGGCAACCCGGGCTTCCTGGTCTCCATCCCCGCGTCACTGCGCTACGTGAAAGCCGCTTTCGCGCGGCGTCGCGAGCTGCGCAAGCTGCAGGACCTGATCAGCCGCTACGTCCCCGAGCTCTCGGAGTGA
- a CDS encoding pyridoxal-phosphate dependent enzyme: MEIHDNILTAIGHTPLVKLNKMVGPNDATVLVKCEFMNPGASIKDRMALYILEKAEREGKLKPGGTIVENTSGNTGMGVALAAAVKGYKCIFTMPDKMSLEKINRLKALGAQVVVTPTNVPAEDPRSYYETAKRLHRETPGSFMLNQYHNPDNIEAHYKLTGPEIYEQTEGKFDYFVSGLGTGGTMSGAGKFLKEKIPGLKNVGVDPEGSVYEGYFKTGKLTTPHVYKVEGIGEDMLCGAMDFKVVDDVRQVDDRQSFVAARRLAREEGIFAGGSAGAAVHVAVQLAKEVGKGKTIVVVLPDSGMAYISKFHSDEWMRDNGFLEEKGVGTVKDILGDKRREVLTARKGDKVDLVVEQMRKHGISQMPVLNSDGRAVGMVHEYDLLNALVANRVKFSDSIDAIVTPLQGAISLDTSINRLREIFAQDNVAVVKDGEKIVGIVTKIDLIDYLHRTGA; this comes from the coding sequence ATGGAAATCCACGACAACATCCTCACGGCCATTGGCCACACGCCCCTGGTCAAGCTCAACAAGATGGTGGGGCCCAACGACGCCACGGTGCTCGTCAAGTGCGAGTTCATGAACCCGGGCGCGTCCATCAAGGACCGCATGGCGCTCTACATCCTCGAGAAGGCCGAGCGGGAGGGCAAGCTGAAACCCGGCGGCACCATCGTGGAGAACACCTCGGGCAACACCGGCATGGGCGTGGCGCTGGCCGCCGCGGTGAAGGGCTACAAGTGCATCTTCACCATGCCGGACAAGATGTCCCTGGAGAAGATCAACCGGCTCAAGGCGCTGGGCGCGCAGGTGGTGGTGACGCCGACGAACGTGCCGGCCGAGGATCCGCGCAGCTACTACGAGACGGCCAAGCGCCTCCACCGCGAGACGCCGGGCTCGTTCATGCTGAACCAGTACCACAACCCGGACAACATCGAGGCCCACTACAAGCTGACGGGTCCGGAGATCTACGAGCAGACCGAGGGCAAGTTCGACTACTTCGTGTCGGGCCTGGGCACCGGCGGCACGATGAGCGGCGCGGGCAAGTTCCTGAAGGAGAAGATCCCCGGCCTGAAGAACGTGGGCGTGGACCCCGAGGGCTCCGTCTACGAGGGCTACTTCAAGACGGGCAAGCTGACGACTCCGCACGTGTACAAGGTGGAGGGCATCGGCGAGGACATGCTGTGCGGCGCCATGGACTTCAAGGTGGTGGACGACGTGCGGCAGGTGGATGACCGCCAGAGCTTCGTGGCGGCGCGGCGGCTGGCGCGCGAGGAGGGCATCTTCGCGGGCGGCTCGGCGGGCGCGGCGGTGCACGTGGCGGTGCAGCTGGCCAAGGAAGTGGGTAAGGGCAAGACGATCGTCGTCGTGCTGCCGGACTCGGGCATGGCCTACATCAGCAAGTTCCACTCGGACGAGTGGATGCGCGACAACGGCTTCCTGGAGGAGAAGGGCGTTGGGACGGTGAAGGACATCCTCGGCGACAAGCGCCGCGAGGTGCTCACCGCGCGCAAGGGCGACAAGGTGGACCTGGTGGTGGAGCAGATGCGCAAGCACGGCATCAGCCAGATGCCGGTGCTCAACAGCGACGGGCGCGCCGTGGGAATGGTCCACGAGTATGACTTGCTCAACGCGCTGGTGGCCAACCGGGTGAAGTTCAGCGACTCGATCGACGCCATCGTCACGCCGCTGCAGGGCGCCATCTCCCTGGACACCAGCATCAACCGCCTGCGGGAGATCTTCGCGCAGGACAACGTGGCCGTGGTGAAGGACGGCGAGAAGATTGTCGGCATCGTCACGAAGATCGATCTGATCGACTACCTGCACCGCACTGGCGCCTGA
- the grxC gene encoding glutaredoxin 3 — protein MNPVKLYTKSTCPYCVRAKQLLDQKGVRYEEIDIGREPSRRQEMIAAAHGRSTVPQIFIAGRHIGGCDDLHQLEEAGELDHMLGLGGAQPGVL, from the coding sequence ATGAATCCCGTCAAGCTCTACACGAAGTCCACGTGCCCTTACTGCGTCCGCGCCAAGCAGTTGCTGGACCAGAAGGGTGTCCGCTACGAAGAGATCGACATCGGCCGGGAGCCCTCCAGGCGCCAGGAGATGATCGCCGCTGCGCACGGACGCTCCACCGTGCCGCAGATCTTCATCGCGGGCCGCCACATCGGTGGCTGCGACGATCTGCACCAGCTTGAGGAGGCCGGCGAACTCGACCACATGCTCGGGCTCGGCGGCGCCCAGCCGGGTGTCCTCTGA
- a CDS encoding cystathionine gamma-synthase, translating to MRFDTLAIHAGQEPDPTTGAIMTPVYMTSTYVQDGPGEHKGYEYSRTQNPTRNALQDCLAALEGAKFGAAFASGLAATDVLMHMLDAGDHVVVSDDVYGGTFRIFDKVYKRHGLTFSFVDLSRPETFEAAITPKTKMVWVESPTNPMLKLIDLARIAEVAKKRNIISVADNTFMTPYFQRPLDLGFDVVTHSTTKYLNGHSDVIGGFSGTSRQDIAEKMYFLQNAVGGVPGPMDSFLVLRGLKTLHVRMERHAQNAMKVAQYLQKHPKVQKVTYPGLEAHPQHALARQQMKGFGGMLTFDIKGGLETARTFLKTVKVFACAESLGGVESLIEHPAIMTHASIPKETREKLGIADGFIRLSVGIEDAQDLIDDLAQALDAAK from the coding sequence ATGCGCTTCGACACGCTCGCCATCCATGCCGGCCAGGAGCCGGATCCCACCACTGGCGCCATCATGACGCCGGTCTATATGACTTCCACCTACGTCCAGGACGGACCGGGGGAGCACAAGGGCTACGAGTACAGCCGCACGCAGAACCCCACGCGCAACGCGCTGCAGGACTGCCTCGCGGCGCTCGAGGGCGCGAAGTTCGGCGCCGCCTTTGCCTCGGGCCTGGCCGCCACGGACGTGCTGATGCACATGCTGGACGCGGGGGACCACGTCGTCGTCTCGGATGACGTGTACGGCGGCACCTTCCGCATCTTCGACAAGGTCTACAAGCGCCACGGTCTCACCTTCTCCTTCGTGGACCTGTCCCGGCCGGAGACCTTCGAGGCGGCCATTACCCCCAAGACGAAGATGGTCTGGGTAGAGAGCCCCACCAACCCGATGCTCAAGCTCATCGACCTGGCGCGCATCGCCGAGGTCGCCAAGAAGCGGAACATCATCTCGGTGGCGGACAACACGTTCATGACGCCGTACTTCCAGCGCCCGCTGGATCTGGGCTTCGACGTGGTGACGCACTCCACGACGAAGTACCTGAACGGCCACAGCGACGTGATTGGCGGGTTCTCGGGGACGAGCCGCCAGGACATCGCGGAGAAGATGTACTTCCTGCAGAACGCGGTGGGCGGTGTGCCGGGGCCGATGGACAGCTTCCTGGTGCTGCGCGGCCTGAAGACGCTGCACGTGCGCATGGAGCGCCACGCGCAGAACGCGATGAAGGTGGCCCAGTACCTCCAGAAGCATCCGAAGGTGCAGAAGGTGACCTACCCGGGCCTGGAGGCGCACCCGCAGCACGCGCTGGCGCGCCAGCAGATGAAGGGCTTCGGCGGGATGCTGACGTTCGACATCAAGGGCGGGCTGGAGACGGCGCGCACGTTCCTGAAGACGGTGAAGGTGTTCGCCTGCGCCGAGTCGCTCGGCGGGGTGGAGTCCCTCATCGAGCACCCGGCGATCATGACGCACGCCTCCATCCCGAAGGAGACGCGCGAGAAGCTCGGCATCGCCGATGGCTTCATCCGCCTCTCGGTGGGCATTGAGGACGCGCAGGACCTCATCGACGACCTGGCGCAGGCGCTCGACGCAGCGAAGTAG
- a CDS encoding UdgX family uracil-DNA binding protein (This protein belongs to the uracil DNA glycosylase superfamily, members of which act in excision repair of DNA. However, it belongs more specifically to UdgX branch, whose founding member was found to bind uracil in DNA (where it does not belong), without cleaving it, appears to promote DNA repair by a pathway involving RecA, rather than base excision.) → MPRRPSSLETAAPLIPESPTLDKLREAAAGCRACPLWRTGTQTVFGEQEDRPRAGQPRVMFVGEQPGDQEDRAGRPFVGPAGRLLDEALETVGIDRRQVYVTNAVKHFKWGEMQGKKRIHAKPAYGEIRACKPWLEAEIRVFRPDVIVCLGATAAQALLGKDFRVTKQRGQPLHSEYARVVVATVHPASILRAPKAEDRHAQLKAFIQDLRVVADLLNGLEVGEGVSAHP, encoded by the coding sequence ATGCCCAGACGACCCTCTTCCCTGGAAACCGCAGCCCCCCTCATCCCTGAGTCCCCGACGTTGGACAAGCTTAGAGAAGCCGCCGCGGGCTGCCGGGCCTGTCCTCTGTGGAGGACGGGGACCCAGACTGTCTTTGGAGAACAGGAGGACCGGCCCCGGGCGGGACAGCCCCGGGTGATGTTCGTGGGCGAGCAGCCGGGGGACCAGGAGGACCGGGCGGGGCGGCCCTTCGTTGGCCCGGCCGGGCGGCTGCTCGACGAGGCCCTGGAGACGGTCGGCATCGACCGGCGGCAGGTGTACGTCACCAATGCGGTGAAGCACTTCAAGTGGGGGGAGATGCAGGGCAAGAAGCGCATCCACGCCAAGCCTGCGTACGGGGAGATCCGCGCCTGCAAGCCGTGGCTGGAGGCGGAGATCCGGGTGTTCCGGCCGGACGTCATCGTGTGCCTGGGGGCCACGGCGGCGCAGGCGCTGCTGGGCAAGGACTTCCGGGTGACGAAGCAGCGCGGGCAGCCGCTGCACTCCGAGTACGCCCGGGTGGTGGTGGCGACTGTTCACCCCGCGTCCATCCTCCGGGCGCCGAAGGCGGAGGACCGGCACGCCCAGCTCAAGGCCTTCATTCAGGATCTGCGGGTCGTGGCGGACCTGCTGAACGGGCTGGAGGTAGGGGAGGGCGTGTCCGCGCACCCATGA
- a CDS encoding class I SAM-dependent methyltransferase — protein MATPQGKHAPQNPAGMFENRLRKNAKHFHKWARSHGLTCFRVYDRDIPEYPYAVDLYGDRVHLVEYPRRKALQTGTVDAQREEVLAAVSAVLEVPPEHIHVKTHTPQPWGRQQYSRQGQGSERFVVEEQGLKFWVNLGDYLDTGLFMDHRLTRARVREEARGKRFLNLFAYTGSFTVYAAAGGAKSTVTVDLSGNYLDWAEENLVLNGLADARHTLIRADVLPWLEEQTHEPDRYDLIVCDPPSFSTSKRMSGSFNVQRDHPRLLKALQAVLAPGGVLYFSNNFLGFELNEAATRGLEVEELTPGSIPEDFQRKEIHRCWRMVAPRSARS, from the coding sequence ATGGCTACTCCACAGGGTAAGCACGCACCTCAGAATCCAGCAGGTATGTTCGAGAACCGGCTGCGCAAGAACGCCAAGCACTTTCACAAGTGGGCGCGCTCGCACGGCCTCACCTGCTTCCGCGTCTACGACCGGGACATCCCCGAGTACCCCTATGCCGTGGACCTGTACGGCGACCGGGTGCACCTCGTGGAATACCCTCGCCGGAAAGCCCTCCAGACAGGCACCGTGGACGCCCAGCGCGAGGAGGTGCTCGCCGCCGTCTCCGCCGTGCTCGAGGTGCCTCCCGAGCACATCCACGTCAAGACGCACACCCCCCAGCCCTGGGGCCGCCAGCAGTACTCCCGTCAGGGCCAGGGCAGTGAGCGCTTCGTCGTCGAGGAGCAGGGCCTCAAGTTCTGGGTGAACCTGGGCGACTACCTCGACACCGGCCTCTTCATGGACCACCGGCTCACCCGCGCCCGCGTCCGCGAGGAGGCCCGGGGCAAGCGCTTCCTCAACCTCTTCGCGTACACGGGCTCCTTCACCGTCTACGCCGCCGCCGGAGGCGCCAAGAGCACGGTGACCGTGGACCTGTCCGGCAACTACCTCGATTGGGCCGAGGAGAACCTCGTGCTCAATGGGCTCGCGGATGCGCGACACACGCTCATCCGCGCGGATGTGCTGCCCTGGCTGGAGGAACAGACTCACGAGCCGGACCGGTACGATCTCATCGTCTGCGACCCACCCTCGTTCTCCACCTCCAAGCGGATGAGCGGCTCCTTCAACGTCCAGCGGGACCACCCTCGCCTGCTGAAGGCACTCCAGGCGGTGCTCGCGCCCGGCGGTGTTCTCTACTTCTCCAACAACTTCCTGGGCTTCGAGCTGAATGAAGCCGCCACCCGAGGGCTGGAAGTGGAGGAGCTCACCCCCGGCTCCATCCCCGAGGACTTCCAGCGCAAGGAGATCCACCGGTGCTGGCGCATGGTGGCTCCTCGCAGCGCCCGTTCCTGA